From a region of the Triticum aestivum cultivar Chinese Spring chromosome 7D, IWGSC CS RefSeq v2.1, whole genome shotgun sequence genome:
- the LOC123168434 gene encoding protein LEAD-SENSITIVE 1 encodes MGLLSHRVERSELKPGDHIYTWRAAYSYSHHGIYVGGSKVVHFTTKKEAGTAGLDSAMAISSLISAGSPECPTFPDCGFQLPDSGVILTCLDCFLRDGALHGFEYGVPPAVFLAKLRGGTCTTAASDPADAVVHRAMYLLQNGFGSYDVFENNCEDFALYCKTGLLLPPEQGIGTSGQAASAVGVPLAALFSTPFRLMSAGPLGMAAVTAGMYCAGRYITDIGVRKDVVKVEVENLSAHLGWRRAKAKEEEWVKKKQQPAKVTRLLPLKRKRDSDLHLQSVK; translated from the exons ATGGGGCTGCTGTCGCACCGGGTGGAGCGGTCGGAGCTAAAGCCCGGCGACCACATCTACACATGGCGCGCCGCCTACTCCTACTCCCACCACG GTATTTACGTCGGCGGAAGCAAGGTGGTGCATTTCACAACGAAGAAAGAAGCGGGAACGGCGGGCCTTGACTCCGCCATGGCTATCTCCAGCCTCATTTCCGCCGGCTCACCGGAGTGCCCGACCTTCCCGGACTGCGGCTTCCAGCTCCCCGACAGCGGTGTCATCCTCACCTGCCTCGACTGCTTCCTCCGCGACGGCGCCCTCCACGGCTTCGAGTACGGCGTCCCTCCCGCCGTGTTCCTCGCGAAGCTCCGCGGCGGCACCTGCACCACCGCCGCGTCCGACCCGGCGGATGCCGTGGTGCACCGGGCGATGTACCTGCTCCAGAACGGGTTCGGCAGCTACGACGTGTTCGAGAACAACTGCGAGGACTTCGCGCTCTACTGCAAGACCGGGCTCCTGCTGCCGCCCGAGCAGGGCATCGGGACGAGCGGCCAGGCGGCCTCCGCCGTCGGCGTGCCGCTGGCGGCGCTCTTCTCGACTCCGTTCAGGCTCATGTCGGCCGGCCCGCTGGGCATGGCCGCAGTCACGGCGGGGATGTACTGCGCCGGCAGGTACATCACCGACATTGGGGTGAGGAAGGACGTGGTGAAGGTCGAGGTGGAGAACCTGTCGGCGCATCTCGGCTGGCGTCGGGCTAAAGCCAAAGAAGAAGAATGGGTGAAGAAGAAACAGCAACCCGCTAAGGTGACGAGGTTGCTGCCGCTGAAGAGGAAACGTGACAGTGATTTGCATTTGCAATCCGTGAAGTGA